A genomic window from Chelonoidis abingdonii isolate Lonesome George unplaced genomic scaffold, CheloAbing_2.0 scaffold0678, whole genome shotgun sequence includes:
- the LOC142046040 gene encoding LOW QUALITY PROTEIN: uncharacterized protein LOC142046040 (The sequence of the model RefSeq protein was modified relative to this genomic sequence to represent the inferred CDS: deleted 1 base in 1 codon) yields the protein MDQGEEPIAPDPQDSSEKETLSDSHTGSAKGELSQNREKEKASESQSYKCPDCGKSFHWSSRLAIHRRIHTGEKPHKCADCGKGFNWRAQLVTHRRCHTGEKPLTCEDCRKSFMQSSILTEHKRIHTGETPYKCDYCRKRFAWSSALAYHRRIHVEGESYRCKDCGKSFCVSSDLSKHRRVHTGERPYKFLDCGKSFRVSSNLMAHRRIHTGERPYKCPKCEQSFRQSSTLLKHQRLHLQERPYKCPECGQSFCVSSALTVHRRIHTGERPYQCKGCGKRFRNSSSLIT from the exons ATGGACCAAGGGGAAGAACCCATTGCCCCAGACCCTCAAGATTCTTCAGAAAAGGAGACACTGAGCGATTCCCACACAG GAAGCGCCAAAGGGGAACTTTCCCAGAATCGTGAAAAGGAAAAAGCCAGTGAGAGTCAGTCTTATAAATGccctgactgtgggaaaagcttccacTGGAGCTCACGCCTTGCCATTCATCGGcgaatccacacgggagagaagcCACATAAGTGTGCCGACTGTGGGAAAGGCTTCAATTGGCGGGCACAGCTTGTCACTCATCGGAGATGCCACACGGGAGAGAAACCCTTAACATGTGAAGACTGCAGGAAAAGCTTCATGCAGAGCTCCATCCTTACTGAACACAAGAGAATACACACGGGAGAGACACCTTACAAATGTGACTATTGCAGGAAAAGGTTTGCCTGGAGCTCAGCCCTCGCT TACCATAGGAGAATCCACGTGGAAGGGGAATCCTATCGATGTAAAGATTGTGGGAAAAGCTTCTGCGTGAGCTCAGATCTTAGCAAACATAGAAGAGtgcacacgggagagagaccctataaattcctcgactgtgggaagagcttcagagTGAGCTCAAACCTCATGGCACATCGGAGGATCCACaccggagagagaccctataaatgccccaAATGTGAGCAAAGCTTCCGGCAGAGCTCCACCCTTCTTAAACATCAGAGACTACACTTGCAAGAGAGGCCCTATAAATGCCCTGAGTGCGGGCAAAGCTTCTGTGTCAGCTCAGCCCTGACTGTTCATCggaggatccacacaggagagagaccttacCAATGCAAAGGCTGTGGGAAAAGGTTCAGGAACAGCTCATCCCTTATCACC